In Melanotaenia boesemani isolate fMelBoe1 chromosome 7, fMelBoe1.pri, whole genome shotgun sequence, a single window of DNA contains:
- the LOC121643547 gene encoding uncharacterized protein LOC121643547 has protein sequence MACCFLPSTCTGEKYLHTRCFCKISWLLKVPELQPLLSMKPFLSVLHAKAHDLKCEVKWSGAYQEGAGLTLGEEVEQVNAFLSRIAVTTKHMSKAGRRDMLTLLSMRWNQQKKKNLASSLSHRYLKATKVLEEKLQKLESVKAELSVTDSQLEDWVSDVREWAEATSTNTNEASALANNIEVLVAGIKRRSHRLYMDTDSNKGRAKIRSKIRKEKGILTSLIDRYNEMVPSTESLCLETILSEDAAWPWQLPHSDSVDFRKKRAVFDLVQSIRRLQEETKVLTTEMNRHWKSLSSQGNSLKEVSSATMQDSPWNLSADGQKGLQSILKRKQQDTTEMMAGVKTKYFHTLTGGEVNFLDSLSDFSDSDSEFSDS, from the exons ATGGCGTGCTGCTTTCTGCCCTCAACATGTACAGGGGAGAAATATTTGCATACCCGCTGTTTTTGCAAAATAAGCTGGCTGTTAAAAGTGCC AGAGCTACAGCCCCTCCTCAGCATGAAACCCTTTCTTTCCGTGCTTCATGCCAAAGCTCATGACTTGAAATGTGAA GTGAAATGGAGTGGAGCTTATCAGGAGGGGGCTGGATTAActctgggagaagaggtggagcaAGTGAATGCCTTCCTGTCTCGTATAGCTGTGACGACAAAACACATGTCGAAAGCGG GACGCAGAGACATGCTGACATTATTATCTATGCGCTGGAatcagcagaagaagaagaacctgGCCTCTTCTCTGTCCCACAGATATCTGAAA GCCACAaaagttctggaggaaaagttgCAGAAACTGGAGTCTGTGAAGGCAGAGTTGTCAGTGACTGACAGCCAGTTGGAGGACTGGGTCAGTGATGTAAGGGAGTGGGCAGAAG CAACATCTACCAACACAAATGAGGCTTCTGCCTTGGCCAACAATATTGAGGTGCTGGTGGCTGGCATCAAGAGACGCTCGCATCGTCTTTATATGGACACAGACAGCAACAAAGGGCGAGCCAAAATCCGCAGCAAGATCAGGAAGGAGAAAGGGATCCTGACCTCCTTGATTGACAGGTACAACGAAATGGTTCCAAGCACAGAAAGTCTCTGTCTGGAAACCATCCTGTCTGAAGATGCAGCATGGCCATGGCAGCTGCCACATAGTG ACTCTGTCGacttcaggaaaaaaagagcGGTGTTTGACCTCGTACAGTCAATAAGGAGACTGCAGGAGGAGACCAAGGTACTGACCACAGAGATGAATCGGCACTGGAAGTCACTTTCATCGCAGGGGAATTCCCTGAAAGAAGTGTCCAGTGCAACAATGCAAG ATTCACCATGGAACCTCAGTGCAGATGGGCAGAAAGGTCTGCAAAGCATTCTGAAACGAAAGCAGCAAGACACTACAGAAATGATGGCTGGTGTGAAGACGAAATATTTTCATACATTGACAGGAGGAGAGGTCAATTTTCTGGACAGTCTATCTGACTTTTCTGACAGTGACTCTGAATTCTCTGACAGTTAG
- the LOC121642809 gene encoding uncharacterized protein LOC121642809, whose protein sequence is MTVAKEDVKPNICQQCWSYAAVIRCRDCRPRPFLCADCDITVHTRHPLHNRDASTAGFFQPLPPTTFVRNETLCPCERFVPVEIPNRICGCPTESQRIKTGRATTVITMNGRYDLSLLELACEVCNAAWIAGIKDVIQSDYWPATLHFATIYATDVFFSFEEMKMAAPGLSCQAFLRMLDQRTVRFGRTGKISGDSFLKSFFEWEAVQYEVDSICREELFTCPACSPEMLAVCVDGNRKHYRFRTAARSEEQPVFDDIFIAKDDDVANFVHDIQSFR, encoded by the exons ATGACAGTGGCCAAAGAAGACGTCAAACCCAACATCTGTCAGCAGTGTTGGAGTTATGCTGCTGTGATCCGTTGTCGTGATTGCCGACCGCGCCCATTCCTCTGTGCTGATTGTGACATCACTGTGCACACCAGACACCCCCTTCATAACAGAGATGCCAGTACTGCAGGATTTTTCCAGCCATTACCTCCAACCACTTTTGTGCGTAATGAGACCCTTTGTCCCTGTG agcGTTTTGTGCCAGTGGAGATCCCCAACAGAATCTGTGGTTGTCCAACAGAGTCACAGAGGATCAAAACTGGAAGGGCTACCACTGTTATCACAATGAATG GACGATATGATCTCAGTTTGCTCGAATTGGCATGTGAAGTTTGCAACGCCGCATGGATTGCCGGAATAAAAGACGTCATCCAAAGTGACTACTGGCCAGCAACCCTTCACTTTGCCACTATCTATGCCACTGatgttttcttctcctttgaAGAAATGAAAATGGCAGCTCCTGGTCTGTCCTGTCAGGCATTTCTCCGAATGCTGGATCAGAGAACTGTCCGCTTCGGCCGT ACTGGGAAAATTTCAGGAGACAGctttttgaaaagtttttttgaGTGGGAGGCTGTCCAGTATGAGGTGGACAGTATCTGCAGGGAGGAGCTGTTCACCTGTCCTGCATGCAGTCCCGAAATGCTTGCAGTGTGTGTGGACGGCAATCGCAAACACTACCGATTCAGGACTGCAGCACG ATCTGAAGAACAGCCGGTGTTTGACGACATCTTCATTGCAAAGGATGACGATGTCGCAAACTTCGTCCACGACatccaaa gcttcAGGTAG